In a single window of the Neodiprion virginianus isolate iyNeoVirg1 chromosome 1, iyNeoVirg1.1, whole genome shotgun sequence genome:
- the LOC124310240 gene encoding uncharacterized protein K02A2.6-like, translated as MRYSYTVKYTPGKSLVLADALSRNPEKRNANTNVIEQDTSDFVLATIKSLPASNDMLHKVREEQGKDAICQLLKKFCATKWPSKNQIPTELKEYAPLKHHFSIGDDLLLYNSRLVVPRRLQKELLLRLHEGHLGITRCRDRAKQAVWWLGLSTQLKNLILNCPNCVEHRVNPSQPFIQEDFPARPWQKIGIDLFKLDYWYVIITDYYSRYFEFFRLGSLSSKAIIEVCKEAFSRYGLPDIVRSDNGPQFTSEFKLFADQYGFLSVTSSPHFPQSNGAVEAAVKTAKNLIKKSKDDDIHLALLAYRSTPLENGFSPAELFLSRRIKSSIPTLPSRLLPAVSVTKKLKGDEAARKMRQARNFNSRHRAVELSPLKAGDPVWIIDLRTYGKIQSPSGEPRSYWVLTSNGRIRRNRFHLVPAPYKKFDPSSSNYSPGVVDDPSSGPSLVNKGRRVEEAEQNSIRPKVENMPPKTATSDKAQDDESGASSATEDDNPVETVTEPPSEITRSETTSRPQRQTNRPSWWKDYWTPS; from the coding sequence ATGCGTTACAGCTATACCGTAAAATACACCCCCGGAAAATCCTTGGTACTGGCCGATGCTCTATCTCGCAAcccagaaaaaagaaacgcgaATACCAATGTAATCGAACAGGACACTTCTGATTTTGTATTGGCCACTATCAAGAGCCTTCCAGCCTCAAATGACATGTTGCATAAAGTCCGCGAAGAACAAGGAAAAGACGCAATTTGTCAGTTACTAAAAAAGTTCTGCGCAACCAAATGGCCGTCGAAAAATCAGATCCCGACCGAGTTGAAAGAGTACGCGCCACTCAAACACCACTTCTCGATCGGCGACGATCTCCTACTGTACAACAGCCGTTTGGTAGTTCCGCGCAGGCTCCAAAAAGAATTATTACTTCGCCTACACGAGGGCCATTTAGGTATCACGAGGTGCAGAGACAGAGCAAAACAAGCCGTTTGGTGGCTGGGTCTATCGACGCAACTAAAAAACCTAATACTCAACTGCCCAAATTGTGTAGAGCATCGAGTTAACCCGAGCCAACCCTTCATACAGGAAGATTTCCCGGCCAGACCGTGGCAGAAAATAGGCATAGATCTCTTTAAACTAGACTATTGGTACGTTATTATCACCGACTACTACTCGCGATACTTCGAGTTTTTCCGTCTCGGATCGTTAAGTTCGAAAGCGATCATAGAGGTTTGTAAGGAAGCGTTTTCAAGGTATGGTTTGCCGGATATCGTTCGTTCGGACAACGGTCCACAGTTCACGTCCGAATTTAAGCTGTTCGCCGACCAATACGGATTTCTATCGGTGACAAGCTCACCTCACTTCCCGCAAAGCAACGGAGCGGTAGAAGCAGCGGTAAAAACAGCAAAAAACTTAATAAAAAAGTCCAAGGACGACGATATCCACCTAGCCCTGCTTGCATATAGAAGCACACCCCTGGAAAACGGTTTCAGCCCCgcagaattatttttgtcaagACGGATTAAATCGAGCATTCCAACGCTGCCAAGCAGGCTTCTACCAGCTGTCAGCGTTACAAAAAAGCTCAAAGGCGACGAGGCAGCTCGAAAAATGCGGCAAGCTCGTAATTTTAACTCTAGACACCGCGCCGTTGAATTATCTCCACTCAAAGCAGGAGACCCAGTTTGGATTATCGATCTCAGGACGTATGGAAAAATACAAAGCCCTTCAGGCGAGCCTAGATCCTATTGGGTACTAACAAGCAACGGAAGGATCCGACGTAACCGTTTTCACCTCGTACCGGCGccatataaaaaatttgatccgAGTTCAAGTAACTACAGTCCTGGGGTAGTCGACGATCCAAGCTCCGGTCCATCTTTAGTCAATAAGGGTAGAAGGGTAGAGGAAGCAGAACAAAACAGTATTCGCCCTAAGGTAGAAAATATGCCTCCCAAAACAGCGACCTCGGATAAGGCTCAAGACGACGAATCCGGGGCGAGTAGCGCGACGGAGGACGACAATCCCGTCGAAACCGTAACCGAGCCACCAAGCGAAATAACCCGATCGGAAACCACGTCTAGACCTCAGAGGCAAACGAATAGACCGTCGTGGTGGAAAGATTATTGGACCCCGTCCTAg
- the LOC124310241 gene encoding uncharacterized protein LOC124310241 yields the protein MPGVRCVNTGPGAVSEAGILQINLDRSQAAQDLPTQTAVAMGASILLVSEPSRAGKQGNWLVDTRGDAAILGTRNLTSNLTLGGRGEGFVWVRVGNTSVFSCYFSPNTLRQALEMRLDGLEEAVRAAGCRILIAGDFNAKSPLWGSDRRDKRGEIVAKFLARLDL from the coding sequence ATGCCAGGAGTGAGGTGCGTCAACACGGGTCCCGGGGCGGTGTCTGAAGCAGGCATACTTCAGATAAACTTGGATAGGAGCCAGGCCGCCCAAGACCTGCCTACCCAAACTGCTGTGGCTATGGGGGCCAGCATACTGCTGGTATCTGAGCCTAGCAGGGCGGGGAAGCAAGGTAACTGGCTGGTGGACACGAGGGGGGACGCGGCAATCCTTGGGACGCGAAACCTAACCAGCAACCTGACACTGGGTGGAAGAGGTGAAGGCTTCGTGTGGGTGAGAGTAGGCAACACGAGTGTCTTCAGCTGCTACTTCTCGCCCAACACGTTGAGGCAAGCCCTGGAGATGCGGCTGGACGGCCTCGAGGAGGCAGTCAGGGCGGCTGGGTGTAGGATCCTCATAGCAGGGGACTTCAACGCGAAGTCGCCGCTATGGGGATCCGATAGACGGGACAAGAGGGGCGAGATCGTGGCGAAGTTCTTGGCCAGACTCGATCTCTAG